In Gemmatimonadota bacterium, a single genomic region encodes these proteins:
- a CDS encoding Gfo/Idh/MocA family oxidoreductase — MKTYKVGVVGLGHGRSHVRLTHEYLEQTECAVICDVNEERLQNTAKELDIGKTTTHYADLLSDTDLDILCICSPCHIHGQMVLAALDAGKHVMVETPMENESMERLWKIITMAERRHLKVQMDCPDRWIPESVKMKQLIDDGHVGEIYYVICEYLQDIRQQGGGGLMKKEGFRMGYGVKAQESVSAGAGIYAVDTARWFLGEDFTEVFAYGNRKNLPSRNVDDHDVALFRTASGAIARVQCSKAARRPYKEITKSVWGTKGTIESTGYLPAPPDSTGLYGCLVEDGAGPKPYTGPYEMRPIEVPPVPLPEWITQDMVRKVGHGGVEFFSWMDLIHSIENDCMSEINVYEAARTCAGAVAVNESKVAHRPISIPQIADRHDEMKPLYPLPYGEASSAEL, encoded by the coding sequence ATGAAGACTTACAAGGTCGGTGTGGTCGGGCTCGGTCACGGAAGAAGCCATGTTCGTCTAACCCACGAATACCTTGAGCAGACCGAGTGCGCTGTGATCTGTGATGTGAACGAGGAGCGGCTGCAGAACACGGCTAAAGAACTGGACATAGGCAAGACAACCACGCATTACGCGGACTTGCTTTCGGACACGGACCTGGACATTCTGTGTATCTGTTCGCCCTGTCATATCCACGGGCAGATGGTGCTGGCAGCGCTGGATGCCGGCAAGCATGTGATGGTTGAGACGCCGATGGAAAACGAGTCCATGGAACGGCTCTGGAAAATTATCACGATGGCCGAACGCCGGCATCTGAAGGTCCAGATGGACTGCCCGGACCGGTGGATCCCGGAGTCAGTGAAGATGAAGCAGTTGATCGACGATGGCCATGTGGGGGAAATCTATTACGTGATCTGCGAATATTTACAGGATATTCGGCAGCAGGGCGGAGGCGGACTCATGAAAAAAGAGGGTTTTCGGATGGGCTACGGGGTGAAGGCACAGGAATCTGTGTCTGCCGGAGCGGGTATCTATGCTGTGGACACGGCCCGGTGGTTTCTGGGAGAGGACTTCACGGAGGTTTTTGCCTACGGCAATCGCAAGAATCTGCCCAGCCGGAACGTGGACGACCACGATGTGGCTCTGTTTCGGACGGCCTCCGGGGCGATTGCACGGGTCCAGTGTTCAAAGGCAGCGAGGCGTCCCTACAAGGAAATTACAAAATCGGTGTGGGGTACGAAGGGCACGATCGAATCTACGGGGTATCTGCCTGCGCCCCCGGACAGTACGGGACTTTACGGATGTCTGGTGGAGGACGGCGCCGGACCCAAGCCTTATACCGGGCCTTACGAGATGCGTCCGATTGAGGTGCCGCCAGTTCCACTACCGGAGTGGATCACCCAAGATATGGTCAGGAAGGTGGGGCATGGCGGTGTGGAATTCTTCAGTTGGATGGACTTGATCCACTCGATCGAGAACGATTGTATGTCGGAAATCAATGTCTATGAAGCGGCGCGCACATGTGCCGGAGCAGTTGCGGTCAACGAGTCGAAGGTGGCGCATCGACCGATCTCTATCCCACAGATTGCGGATCGACACGATGAGATGAAACCGCTCTATCCACTGCCCTATGGGGAAGCGTCGAGTGCGGAGCTTTGA
- a CDS encoding Gfo/Idh/MocA family oxidoreductase: protein MATLKAGIVGLGFGQSHLRTFHEYIDEVDVAAVCDIDEEKANQLAREYGVPRVYTDYGDLLADQDVDFICTGTPGFRHGDECLAALEAGKHILTTIPMVENADKLHQCMEIVKAVERTGLKLAMEQNSRWDPRTITLRRLVKDGTIGEVCYAESEYTHSLVYLFVRDGKKTWRDGFGTTTQESISSGGGIHAIDDIRWIIGQDFTEVVGLGNRIYSPYRTVNDWETAIFRTTGGVTVKIACCKAMAWPGCNLYKSLYGTRAAVEGDRHNGVLGIAHAQEESGLPGEIEPLELVGLELDAEVAKRTGHGGGTYHNCRDFVDAILDDRLPFINVYEAAKSCAAAISSLISINEGGRKVYIPQFYNRLGPEREII, encoded by the coding sequence ATGGCTACCTTGAAGGCGGGGATCGTGGGGCTTGGATTCGGGCAGTCGCATCTGAGGACATTCCACGAATACATCGACGAAGTGGATGTCGCTGCGGTATGCGATATAGACGAGGAAAAAGCGAACCAATTGGCCAGGGAATACGGGGTGCCCCGAGTCTATACAGACTACGGAGACCTGCTGGCTGACCAGGACGTGGACTTCATATGCACGGGCACGCCGGGATTTCGCCACGGAGATGAGTGTCTGGCGGCCCTGGAGGCGGGAAAGCACATCCTGACGACCATTCCGATGGTGGAGAATGCCGACAAGCTGCACCAGTGCATGGAAATCGTCAAGGCGGTAGAGCGAACGGGCCTGAAGCTGGCCATGGAGCAGAACAGCCGGTGGGATCCACGCACGATCACCCTGAGGCGGCTGGTAAAAGATGGCACAATCGGCGAGGTATGCTACGCCGAGTCTGAATATACACACAGCCTGGTGTACCTGTTTGTAAGAGATGGGAAAAAGACCTGGCGGGATGGGTTCGGTACGACGACGCAGGAGAGCATCTCTTCCGGCGGCGGCATTCACGCGATCGACGACATCCGCTGGATCATCGGGCAGGATTTCACCGAGGTGGTCGGGTTGGGAAACCGCATTTACTCGCCATATCGGACAGTCAACGACTGGGAGACGGCAATTTTCAGGACAACCGGTGGAGTGACGGTAAAGATTGCCTGTTGCAAGGCGATGGCCTGGCCCGGCTGCAACCTCTACAAGTCGCTATACGGCACCAGGGCGGCCGTTGAGGGAGATCGGCATAATGGAGTGCTCGGTATTGCACATGCACAGGAGGAGAGCGGGCTTCCCGGAGAGATTGAGCCCCTGGAGTTGGTGGGGCTCGAACTGGATGCCGAGGTTGCCAAAAGAACCGGTCACGGCGGCGGGACGTACCACAACTGCCGCGACTTCGTGGACGCGATATTAGACGACAGACTGCCATTTATCAACGTCTATGAGGCGGCAAAGAGCTGCGCTGCGGCAATCAGTTCGCTAATCTCGATCAACGAGGGAGGCCGGAAGGTCTATATCCCCCAGTTTTACAATCGGCTGGGTCCGGAAAGGGAGATCATCTGA
- a CDS encoding FadR/GntR family transcriptional regulator: MFNSIEKENLSKRIIGAIKNHILQNGLMPGDRLATEREMAEAFGVSRASVREAVKILEAIGVLEARPKHGISVREFDPQALFKYLSFVPSINKKTIIEMYELRRAVDIGIVEMVIERVTEDLLEAMEHHLEAMREALERPVEFYTHDWAFHFATYEATGNLATQALGRVLSEFFVTAHREWWDWESIDLEHFQNHERIFLALKARDPNGMRQAVWDHFDTGMRQWVKRTQ; encoded by the coding sequence TTGTTTAATAGCATTGAAAAAGAAAATCTGAGTAAGAGGATCATCGGTGCAATCAAGAACCATATTTTGCAGAATGGATTGATGCCCGGAGACAGGTTGGCCACAGAGCGAGAGATGGCAGAAGCGTTTGGTGTGAGTCGTGCCTCCGTTCGAGAAGCGGTCAAGATCTTAGAGGCAATAGGCGTTCTGGAAGCTCGTCCCAAGCATGGGATCAGTGTCAGAGAGTTCGACCCGCAGGCTTTGTTTAAGTATCTGAGCTTTGTTCCATCTATAAATAAAAAGACGATTATAGAGATGTACGAATTGCGGCGGGCGGTGGATATTGGAATAGTGGAGATGGTAATAGAGCGCGTAACTGAAGATCTGTTGGAAGCGATGGAGCATCACCTGGAAGCGATGCGGGAGGCGTTAGAGCGTCCTGTCGAGTTTTACACGCACGACTGGGCGTTTCACTTTGCGACCTACGAAGCAACGGGGAACCTGGCGACTCAGGCTCTTGGACGAGTACTGAGTGAATTTTTCGTTACGGCGCACCGCGAGTGGTGGGACTGGGAGAGCATTGACCTGGAACACTTCCAGAACCACGAGCGGATCTTCCTCGCCCTGAAGGCGCGTGATCCTAATGGGATGCGGCAGGCAGTGTGGGATCACTTCGATACCGGCATGAGGCAATGGGTAAAACGCACGCAGTAA
- the fabG gene encoding 3-oxoacyl-ACP reductase FabG — MENDTKPFPLQGLEDRVAVVTGGGRGIGRAISRELARQGAAVVVNYAAHAQAAESAVIEIERDGGQAMAIQADVSDRTAVEAMVHAAVQRFGGIDILVNNAGIDVAVSVLDTTDADWERIFAVNARGCFLCTQIAARVMVDVGDGGRIINISSLNARLGWIARAAYSASKGAMEAFTRCCARDLGQYGITVNAVAPGAIRTDIWGDALTPGVEKAQAERVALGHIGEPEDVAGIVVFLASSAARFITGEVILVDGGRGTCDYLPTEHALEDKMYP; from the coding sequence ATGGAGAACGATACAAAACCATTCCCTCTTCAAGGTCTGGAAGATCGCGTTGCCGTGGTGACCGGCGGGGGACGAGGAATCGGCCGGGCGATCTCCCGAGAACTGGCGCGCCAGGGTGCGGCGGTGGTGGTCAACTACGCCGCCCATGCTCAGGCGGCCGAAAGTGCTGTGATCGAGATTGAGCGGGATGGAGGACAGGCTATGGCGATCCAGGCCGATGTGTCGGATCGCACAGCGGTGGAGGCCATGGTCCATGCAGCGGTTCAACGTTTTGGCGGTATCGATATTCTGGTCAACAACGCCGGTATAGATGTCGCCGTATCCGTTCTCGATACAACCGATGCCGATTGGGAGCGGATTTTTGCGGTGAATGCCCGGGGGTGCTTTCTTTGCACGCAAATCGCGGCTCGGGTTATGGTCGATGTTGGGGACGGTGGACGGATCATCAATATCAGTTCGCTCAACGCCCGCCTGGGCTGGATTGCGAGAGCCGCCTACAGCGCCTCCAAGGGTGCGATGGAGGCCTTTACCCGGTGTTGTGCCCGGGATCTGGGACAGTATGGGATTACAGTCAACGCCGTGGCACCCGGTGCGATTCGGACCGACATTTGGGGCGATGCGCTCACGCCCGGCGTTGAAAAGGCACAGGCCGAGCGCGTTGCCCTCGGGCACATCGGAGAGCCGGAGGATGTCGCAGGGATCGTTGTATTTCTGGCATCCTCAGCCGCGCGCTTTATCACCGGCGAGGTTATCCTGGTGGATGGTGGCCGGGGGACATGCGATTACCTGCCGACAGAGCATGCATTAGAGGACAAAATGTATCCGTAG
- a CDS encoding CocE/NonD family hydrolase, producing the protein MEPNYDVDMQLDVKVPMRDRVNLSADIYLPRATGKFPTVLMRTPYSNNTDIMIEKARRLANCGYACVMQDCRGRWDSEGNDYPFREDKDGYDTQEWIGRREWSNGKIGMSGASYLGLVQWQSAPHRSQYLTCIAPRVICCDYFSGLVYPGGALQLNVLMTWGMRTTARTAQSIEYHNWTEAFRYLPLIEMDEQAGRNLGFWKDWIQHATYDDYWDEINDEKRWGDIAVPAFNMGGWYDLYAANTFTNFNGLRQHGRTPEARQSKLIVGPWPHVLSASPRTGDIDFGDHSMVDLEALELRWFDYWLKGIDNGIVDEPPLRIFIMGTNEWRDENEWPLARTRWQKWYLHSRGSANTLLGDGSLSPTLTEGETLDHFIYDPRYPVQTLGGNNCCSPHIVPWGPYDQRPVEMRGDVLCYTSAPLEADMEVTGPIKAVLYAATDGPDTDWTAKLVDVSPAGYAKNLCDGILRARYRESLTNPTLLEPNQIYEYEIDLSVTGNVFRKGHCIRVEISSSNFPRFDRNPNTGHEFGTDTEMRPARQTVHHSRQYPSHIVFPVIPAT; encoded by the coding sequence ATGGAACCCAATTACGACGTAGATATGCAACTGGACGTAAAAGTCCCGATGCGGGACAGAGTTAACCTATCCGCCGATATCTACCTCCCCAGAGCCACGGGAAAATTCCCCACTGTCTTGATGCGTACTCCCTACAGCAATAACACCGATATCATGATCGAAAAAGCTCGGCGGCTGGCCAACTGCGGCTACGCCTGTGTAATGCAGGACTGTCGCGGTCGCTGGGACTCGGAGGGCAACGACTATCCTTTCCGGGAAGACAAAGACGGCTACGACACCCAGGAATGGATCGGTCGCCGGGAATGGAGCAACGGCAAAATTGGCATGTCCGGTGCTTCGTACCTGGGCCTGGTCCAGTGGCAAAGCGCGCCGCACAGAAGCCAGTATCTCACCTGCATTGCCCCTCGCGTCATCTGCTGTGACTACTTCAGCGGGCTGGTCTATCCCGGTGGTGCCCTTCAACTCAACGTCCTCATGACCTGGGGCATGCGTACTACCGCTCGCACTGCCCAGAGCATCGAATACCACAACTGGACTGAAGCCTTTCGTTATCTCCCCCTCATAGAAATGGACGAACAGGCTGGGCGCAACCTCGGCTTCTGGAAAGACTGGATTCAACACGCTACCTACGACGATTACTGGGACGAAATCAATGACGAAAAACGGTGGGGTGACATCGCTGTCCCCGCATTCAACATGGGCGGCTGGTATGACCTCTACGCCGCAAACACCTTCACCAACTTCAACGGTCTGCGGCAGCACGGCCGCACCCCCGAAGCCCGGCAAAGTAAGCTCATCGTCGGGCCGTGGCCCCACGTCTTGAGCGCCTCCCCCCGAACAGGCGACATCGACTTCGGCGACCACTCAATGGTGGACTTAGAGGCTCTGGAACTGCGCTGGTTCGACTACTGGCTCAAAGGCATCGACAACGGCATCGTAGATGAACCGCCCCTGCGTATCTTCATCATGGGCACCAACGAATGGCGCGATGAAAACGAATGGCCCCTGGCGCGCACCCGGTGGCAGAAATGGTACCTCCATTCCCGCGGTAGTGCCAACACCCTGCTCGGCGACGGGAGCCTGTCTCCCACCCTCACAGAAGGAGAGACTCTGGACCACTTTATCTACGACCCACGGTACCCCGTCCAGACCCTGGGTGGCAACAACTGCTGCTCGCCCCACATCGTGCCCTGGGGGCCCTATGATCAGCGCCCGGTCGAGATGCGCGGCGATGTACTCTGTTACACCTCGGCCCCCCTGGAAGCCGACATGGAAGTCACCGGACCAATCAAAGCCGTGCTCTACGCCGCCACCGACGGCCCGGACACCGACTGGACGGCCAAGCTGGTAGATGTCTCCCCCGCAGGTTACGCCAAAAACCTCTGCGACGGCATCTTGCGTGCTCGCTACCGCGAAAGCCTTACCAACCCAACCCTGCTCGAACCCAACCAGATCTACGAATACGAAATCGACCTCAGTGTCACCGGCAACGTGTTTCGGAAAGGCCACTGCATCCGTGTCGAAATTTCTTCGTCCAACTTCCCGCGCTTTGACCGCAACCCAAATACCGGCCACGAATTCGGCACCGATACAGAGATGCGCCCGGCTCGTCAGACCGTACATCACTCGAGACAGTATCCGTCTCACATCGTATTTCCCGTCATTCCGGCAACCTGA
- a CDS encoding TonB-dependent receptor — translation MKSDRVFWIVFAFLLLFSVTSEQAVAGTTGKIKGQIVDSNGQALPGANVIIEGTSQGTTTGPDGDYLILLVNPGTYTLTASMIGYDQISKTDVQAIADFTTTVDFTLKETALEMTAIVVVAERPPVEPDRTTTKYILDNSNVEEVAPIVKDTEQVLELLAGVGLDGDTSIRGGDTSSSGSGSSDVVYYVDGVPMSAVNVERRSHASRNFQSVNSSAVQELAVVTGGMEAEFGNAQAGVVNIVTKEGSRDFHGSLDYLLNPAGKKHWGSNVYDSPYYQDKMKWNDSNWTGETDPVTGRRVHERIDYTGVIGHRIEGTLSGPVIENASFFTSARYRGLAAIFPEGKQRGFYLYPDRKSGWIASPGNIETSYKLTGIARSKFKVGVGGIYGRSGSYWGGSGARRQLGRDIFLPEGSGAGQVKYKNDLVYVSLTHILTPKTFYEAKLSFFRDNQDTTNVPVDQYGEGITEDIRRDADGYFTAAPSTRTEYQLTKRERVNFKLDFSSQITKGHFVKSGFEVAFDKVLTVWERWRSMTSFALRVAGKPYTRDTPWEPIQSSWYIQDKMEFHGLVLNVGARYDRLDWGTQVPQGEHGLWSMAPMTKSWTRQQLIPLVDAKALQAWSPRVGVSHPITDRATIRYSFGVFRQLPSTWYIAQYGWVSRARAADFNNNGQIDPTEVGNQSDSRDWSGFWNHIKYETTTSFEVGTDWNFVGDYISSLTVFYKSGTDQFFYGNSYWWDPQKQAPQRGGADWRNNSYEDVRGIELSLRKNLSHGFSFLVSYNKQWVSAARQSGWWRTYFVPDSNWVATGSNYYVTHSRDTNGDGQVNSSDSGAEVPVLLTAEEIQEFGHRANERLRAIQNGTAADYDPLKESEIKEMEDWPGMWSYKQFNVNPRGRNTAQGTFGTERPGFGSVVFVYHSPTDYGPVWGDISVTMVYRMQEGRARRFALPGEPPKWWFGPMHTRTDLAFVKRFQIRNQVRSTFYFNVRNLFNQRDLQPRPAEDWWKNGLDRPRPDSGTYKQFGDTGELSRYAGFPREIELGVMVSF, via the coding sequence ATGAAGAGTGATCGTGTTTTCTGGATTGTATTCGCCTTTCTGCTGCTGTTCTCGGTGACCTCTGAGCAGGCAGTTGCCGGAACCACGGGAAAGATCAAAGGTCAGATCGTGGACAGCAACGGTCAGGCGTTGCCCGGGGCAAATGTGATCATCGAGGGCACCTCACAGGGTACCACCACAGGGCCAGATGGGGACTACTTGATCTTGCTGGTGAATCCGGGGACCTACACGCTGACAGCGTCCATGATCGGCTACGATCAGATTTCCAAGACGGACGTCCAGGCCATCGCTGACTTCACGACAACTGTAGATTTTACCCTGAAGGAGACCGCCCTGGAGATGACCGCAATCGTGGTCGTTGCTGAGCGGCCTCCAGTAGAGCCGGATAGGACAACCACCAAATACATCCTGGACAACTCCAACGTCGAGGAGGTCGCTCCCATCGTCAAGGACACCGAACAGGTGCTTGAGCTCTTGGCCGGGGTCGGTCTGGACGGAGACACGTCGATCCGGGGTGGAGACACGTCGTCATCTGGCTCTGGGAGCAGTGACGTGGTTTACTACGTCGATGGAGTACCCATGTCTGCAGTCAATGTGGAGCGGCGGTCGCACGCCAGCCGAAATTTTCAGAGCGTCAACTCCAGTGCTGTTCAGGAACTCGCTGTGGTTACAGGCGGGATGGAGGCTGAGTTCGGCAACGCCCAGGCGGGTGTTGTCAACATTGTGACAAAAGAAGGGAGCAGGGACTTCCACGGCAGCCTGGATTACCTGTTGAATCCGGCCGGGAAAAAGCACTGGGGCAGCAATGTCTATGACAGCCCCTATTATCAAGATAAGATGAAGTGGAACGATTCGAACTGGACGGGCGAAACCGATCCGGTGACCGGACGGAGGGTGCACGAGCGGATCGACTACACCGGCGTGATCGGCCACCGCATAGAGGGGACTCTATCCGGACCGGTGATCGAAAATGCCTCCTTTTTTACCTCGGCCAGGTATCGGGGGTTGGCGGCGATATTTCCAGAGGGCAAACAGCGCGGCTTCTACCTCTACCCAGACCGAAAATCGGGTTGGATTGCCTCTCCTGGCAACATTGAGACCTCCTACAAACTGACCGGGATCGCGCGCTCAAAATTCAAGGTGGGCGTGGGGGGCATCTACGGCCGTTCAGGAAGCTACTGGGGAGGCTCAGGCGCCAGAAGGCAGTTGGGCCGCGACATCTTTCTCCCTGAGGGGAGTGGGGCCGGGCAGGTCAAGTATAAAAACGACCTGGTCTATGTATCGCTGACCCACATCCTGACGCCCAAGACATTTTACGAGGCGAAGCTTTCCTTTTTCCGAGATAACCAGGACACCACCAACGTACCGGTAGATCAATACGGAGAAGGCATTACCGAGGACATTCGCCGGGACGCGGACGGCTACTTCACGGCCGCTCCCTCGACGAGAACCGAGTATCAGCTTACGAAGCGAGAACGGGTCAACTTCAAGCTCGATTTCTCCAGCCAGATCACAAAGGGGCACTTCGTCAAAAGTGGGTTTGAGGTCGCGTTCGACAAGGTGCTGACCGTATGGGAACGCTGGCGAAGTATGACGAGTTTTGCCCTGCGCGTGGCCGGGAAGCCATATACCAGGGATACGCCGTGGGAACCCATCCAGTCGTCCTGGTACATCCAGGACAAGATGGAGTTTCACGGGCTGGTCCTGAACGTGGGCGCTCGCTATGACCGACTGGATTGGGGCACCCAGGTGCCTCAGGGCGAACACGGACTCTGGTCGATGGCGCCGATGACCAAATCGTGGACGCGCCAACAGCTCATCCCTCTGGTGGATGCCAAGGCCCTGCAGGCCTGGAGTCCCCGGGTTGGAGTCTCACACCCGATCACCGACAGAGCTACGATCCGCTACTCTTTCGGAGTGTTCCGCCAGTTGCCCTCCACATGGTACATCGCTCAATACGGATGGGTTAGTCGAGCCCGGGCAGCGGATTTCAACAACAACGGACAGATCGACCCGACAGAGGTCGGGAACCAGTCGGACTCGCGGGACTGGTCCGGATTCTGGAACCACATTAAGTATGAAACGACCACCAGCTTCGAGGTCGGGACCGACTGGAACTTTGTCGGGGACTACATAAGTTCTCTGACGGTCTTCTACAAGAGTGGGACGGATCAGTTCTTCTACGGCAATAGCTACTGGTGGGACCCGCAGAAGCAGGCTCCCCAACGCGGTGGGGCCGACTGGAGGAATAACTCCTATGAGGACGTCCGGGGCATCGAACTGTCGCTGAGGAAGAATCTCAGCCACGGGTTCTCATTCCTGGTTTCGTACAATAAGCAGTGGGTGTCGGCCGCACGCCAGTCCGGGTGGTGGAGGACCTACTTTGTGCCCGACTCGAACTGGGTCGCCACCGGATCCAACTACTATGTGACGCACTCCCGGGACACCAACGGCGACGGGCAGGTGAACAGCAGCGATTCCGGAGCGGAAGTACCGGTGCTGCTGACCGCTGAGGAGATCCAGGAATTCGGCCATCGGGCCAACGAACGGCTCCGGGCCATACAGAATGGCACCGCGGCGGACTACGACCCGCTCAAGGAATCCGAGATCAAAGAAATGGAGGATTGGCCAGGCATGTGGTCCTACAAACAGTTTAACGTAAACCCCCGGGGACGGAACACAGCACAGGGGACTTTTGGGACCGAACGGCCGGGTTTCGGATCGGTGGTGTTTGTTTATCACTCGCCGACGGACTATGGACCGGTGTGGGGCGACATCAGCGTCACGATGGTCTATCGGATGCAGGAGGGGAGGGCTAGGCGGTTCGCACTGCCTGGCGAGCCACCGAAGTGGTGGTTCGGACCTATGCATACCCGGACCGACCTGGCCTTTGTGAAGCGGTTCCAGATCCGCAACCAGGTGCGCTCTACATTCTATTTCAACGTCAGGAACCTGTTTAACCAGCGCGATCTACAGCCCAGGCCGGCTGAGGACTGGTGGAAAAACGGTCTGGATCGGCCAAGGCCCGACAGCGGCACGTACAAACAGTTCGGCGATACCGGAGAACTGAGCCGATATGCCGGGTTTCCAAGAGAGATCGAGCTGGGAGTGATGGTGTCCTTCTGA
- a CDS encoding PorV/PorQ family protein codes for MRRSLLIATLAALMGPLLAVDAEAIFKKLGTTGFYFVKIGQSARPVAMGSAYMAISNDINSIFWNPAGLTHIERAAYTFSYNRWFADSKLYSGAVAYRFGASVFGISMVSFRTKPFEETTIFEPMGTGKMVEGDDIAFGVAYAYQFTDRLSFGANFRYLQESLFEDSNTTFDASVGTLFYTGFQSFRLAMTLKNFGQDNTVIAESSFMPVVYTIAGAMEVIGKVGDPTYLTLSAENVFAIDYEGRVHMGAELWLANTLALRGGYKWNYDAEDFSVGAGLKRAFGAASLSVDIAYTHSKFFNAPLRFTVNGTF; via the coding sequence ATGAGACGCAGTCTGTTGATAGCCACTTTGGCCGCACTGATGGGGCCGCTTCTGGCCGTGGATGCAGAGGCCATCTTCAAGAAACTGGGCACGACCGGGTTCTACTTTGTGAAAATTGGCCAATCGGCTCGCCCTGTGGCGATGGGATCTGCGTATATGGCTATTTCTAACGATATCAATAGCATCTTCTGGAATCCGGCTGGCCTGACCCACATCGAGAGGGCTGCATATACCTTTTCTTACAATCGCTGGTTTGCCGATTCAAAACTCTACTCGGGTGCCGTGGCTTATCGTTTCGGTGCTTCGGTCTTCGGGATCAGCATGGTGTCGTTTCGGACGAAGCCATTTGAGGAGACGACCATTTTCGAACCCATGGGCACCGGCAAGATGGTAGAGGGGGACGACATCGCGTTTGGTGTTGCCTATGCCTACCAGTTCACCGATAGGCTCTCTTTCGGTGCAAACTTCAGGTACCTTCAAGAGTCTCTGTTCGAAGATTCGAATACGACTTTTGACGCCAGCGTCGGTACGCTTTTCTACACTGGTTTCCAGTCTTTCCGGTTAGCGATGACCCTGAAGAACTTTGGGCAGGACAACACCGTTATCGCAGAGAGCTCTTTTATGCCGGTGGTTTACACAATCGCCGGGGCCATGGAGGTGATCGGGAAGGTGGGAGATCCCACTTATCTAACACTTTCAGCAGAGAACGTGTTTGCGATTGATTACGAAGGACGCGTTCACATGGGTGCTGAACTGTGGTTGGCCAATACACTGGCACTGAGGGGGGGATACAAGTGGAATTACGACGCCGAGGATTTCAGCGTCGGCGCCGGGCTCAAGCGGGCTTTCGGTGCGGCGTCGCTCAGTGTAGATATCGCTTACACCCATAGCAAATTCTTCAACGCACCTTTGAGATTCACGGTGAACGGGACGTTCTGA